The region GGCGGGCCGGGTGGCCGACCTCGATGATGTGCGGAACCGGATCGTGGCGCGGCTGCTGGGTGTGCCGATGCCGGGTGTGCCGGACAGTGATGAGCCGTATGTGCTGATCGCGCGGGACCTCGCTCCCGCCGACACCGCGCTGCTCGACCCGACGCTGGTGCTGGGGTTCGTGACCGAGGAGGGCGGGCCGACGAGCCACAGCGCGATCCTCGCCCGTGCCCTGGGGGTGCCGGCCGTGGTCGCGCTGCCCGGTGCCGGGGATCTGGTCGAGGGAACCCTGATCGCCGTGGACGGCAGCACGGGTGAGATCTTCGTGTCCCCGAGCGAGGAGAAGCGGGCCGAGCTGACGCGGGCCGCCGAGGAGCGCCGGGCCGCGCTGGCCGCCTCCTCCGGTCCGGGTGCGACGTCGGACGGGCACAAGGTGCCGCTGCTGGCGAACGTCGGCGGACCGGCCGATGTGCCGGCGGCGGTCGAGGCGGGCGCCGAGGGTGTGGGGCTGTTCCGCACCGAGTTCCTCTTCCTCGACGACAGCACCCAGGCGCCGTCGGAGGAGAAGCAGGTCGAGGCGTACCGCCAGGTGCTGGAGGCGTTCCCCGAGGGCCGGGTGGTGGTGCGGGTCCTGGACGCGGGCGCGGACAAGCCGCTGGACTTCCTCACCCCGGCCGATGAGCCCAACCCGGCGCTGGGTGTCCGCGGTCTGCGTACCCTGCTCGACCACCCCGAGGTGCTGCGGACGCAGCTCACGGCGCTGGCCAAGGCGTCGGAGGGGCTGCCGGTCTATCTCGAGGTCATGGCCCCGATGGTGGCCGACCGGCTGGACGCCAAGGCGTTCGCGGACGCGTGCCGTGCGGCGGGGCTGCGGGCCAAGTTCGGCGCGATGGTGGAGATTCCGTCCGCCGCGCTGCGGGCGCGCTCGATCCTTCAGGAGGTCGAGTTCCTGTCGCTGGGCACCAACGACCTGGCGCAGTACACCTTCGCGGCCGACCGTCAGGTGGGCGCGGTCTCGCGGCTGCAGGACCCGTGGCAGCCCGCGCTGCTCGACCTGGTGGCGGCGTCGGCGGAGGCCGC is a window of Streptomyces violaceusniger Tu 4113 DNA encoding:
- the ptsP gene encoding phosphoenolpyruvate--protein phosphotransferase yields the protein METTLRGVGVSHGVAIGEVRHMGTAVLEPPTRQIPADEAPREQGRARQAVEAVAADLVARGNLAGGEAQAVLEAQAMMAQDPELMADVERRIAVGSTAERAVYDAFAAYRALLAGAGDYLAGRVADLDDVRNRIVARLLGVPMPGVPDSDEPYVLIARDLAPADTALLDPTLVLGFVTEEGGPTSHSAILARALGVPAVVALPGAGDLVEGTLIAVDGSTGEIFVSPSEEKRAELTRAAEERRAALAASSGPGATSDGHKVPLLANVGGPADVPAAVEAGAEGVGLFRTEFLFLDDSTQAPSEEKQVEAYRQVLEAFPEGRVVVRVLDAGADKPLDFLTPADEPNPALGVRGLRTLLDHPEVLRTQLTALAKASEGLPVYLEVMAPMVADRLDAKAFADACRAAGLRAKFGAMVEIPSAALRARSILQEVEFLSLGTNDLAQYTFAADRQVGAVSRLQDPWQPALLDLVAASAEAAQAEGKSCGVCGEAASDPLLACVLAGLGVTSLSMGAASIPYVRATLAKHTLAQCERAASAARAADTAEDARRAAQAVLSGE